A window from uncultured Desulfobacter sp. encodes these proteins:
- a CDS encoding diguanylate cyclase: MCEFISINIIDKLKSLNDNLGHDAGDIVLQSFAETTPKFMRNDDLFGQFGGEAVLSLLPDFVFTTVPKISRMFCLVICFYFFNNPGDIGD, from the coding sequence TTGTGTGAATTCATTTCAATCAATATAATTGATAAATTAAAATCGCTTAATGATAATTTAGGGCATGATGCAGGGGATATTGTGTTACAATCTTTTGCCGAAACAACCCCAAAATTTATGAGAAATGATGACCTGTTCGGCCAGTTTGGCGGAGAAGCGGTTTTGTCTCTTTTACCTGATTTTGTTTTTACGACAGTGCCAAAAATTAGCAGAATGTTTTGTCTTGTTATTTGTTTTTATTTTTTTAATAATCCTGGCGACATTGGTGATTGA
- the dnaX gene encoding DNA polymerase III subunit gamma/tau, translated as MSYQVLALKYRPQTFSEVVGQAHVTTTLTNAISGNRVPHALLLAGPRGTGKTTIARIMAKAMTCQTGPTASPCNECRICKDIINGHCADVFEIDGASNNSVEQIRELRDNVAYMPAAARYKIYIIDEVHMLSVAAFNALLKTLEEPPDHVLFIFATTEVHKIPATILSRCQRHDLSRITLDKISDHLETLCQKEGYTVEKEGLELIALEADGSIRDSLSLLDRILSAGPEREIDRQMISQRLRGTDRRTLFGISSAVLKRNGAQLIDLVAKINDSGMDLKEFYSGIIAQFRNLNIIRLCGKDSPVLNMIETEKLELDRMSNNFSPEYIGMLLDILLKEESIVRFASHTQTAVEMVLLKMIQIEPETRLDEIITKVDLLARQMENRLGHTGMNSPPMQYDTPPQPQAMPAAPMPKNKPTAPGPSADPRPIPSPEPPPYEPDRDRIPPDIQDYPPDSSGPEPSVAREQAQPGPATWPQFMDELQREQPFIFGLFSKGQADTSAPDKVVVTLSACSGFEKSRLNTKTKELTALGQKHLGKAIEVKIENNGEGPKDDTLSQQAAVQKAEQAAAGHPMVQHAVRLFDADII; from the coding sequence ATGTCATACCAGGTTCTGGCATTAAAATATCGACCCCAGACATTTTCTGAAGTTGTTGGACAGGCGCATGTCACCACCACCCTGACCAACGCCATTTCCGGAAACAGGGTGCCCCATGCGCTTTTGCTGGCAGGCCCCAGAGGCACCGGAAAAACCACCATTGCCCGCATCATGGCCAAGGCCATGACATGCCAGACCGGGCCGACTGCATCTCCGTGCAATGAATGCCGAATCTGCAAAGACATTATCAATGGGCATTGCGCCGATGTGTTTGAAATTGACGGTGCTTCCAACAACAGCGTGGAGCAGATCCGTGAACTCAGAGACAATGTGGCCTACATGCCCGCTGCCGCCCGATACAAAATCTATATTATTGATGAAGTCCACATGCTTTCGGTGGCGGCGTTCAATGCCCTTCTCAAAACCTTGGAAGAGCCCCCGGACCATGTTCTTTTTATCTTTGCCACCACGGAAGTCCATAAAATCCCGGCCACCATATTGTCCCGGTGCCAGCGCCATGATCTGTCACGCATTACCCTGGACAAAATCAGCGATCACTTAGAAACACTGTGCCAAAAAGAAGGGTATACCGTTGAAAAAGAGGGGCTGGAACTGATCGCTTTAGAGGCGGACGGCTCCATCAGGGACAGCCTGAGCCTTCTGGACCGAATTCTTTCCGCCGGGCCTGAACGGGAGATTGACCGGCAAATGATTTCCCAAAGGCTTCGGGGCACGGACCGGCGCACTCTTTTTGGCATATCTTCGGCCGTATTAAAAAGAAACGGGGCACAGCTCATTGATCTTGTGGCCAAAATCAATGATTCCGGCATGGACTTGAAAGAATTTTATTCAGGTATCATTGCCCAGTTCAGAAATCTGAACATCATCCGGCTGTGTGGAAAGGACAGTCCGGTGCTCAATATGATTGAAACCGAAAAACTTGAGCTTGACCGGATGAGCAACAATTTTTCGCCTGAATATATAGGGATGCTGCTGGACATTCTATTAAAGGAAGAGAGCATCGTGCGATTTGCATCCCACACCCAAACCGCTGTGGAGATGGTGCTGCTCAAAATGATCCAGATTGAGCCGGAAACCCGGCTTGATGAGATCATCACCAAGGTGGACCTGTTGGCGCGCCAAATGGAGAATCGTTTGGGCCACACCGGGATGAATTCGCCGCCGATGCAATATGATACGCCGCCACAGCCCCAAGCGATGCCCGCAGCACCAATGCCTAAAAACAAGCCCACCGCCCCTGGGCCTTCAGCAGACCCACGGCCGATACCAAGCCCGGAGCCGCCGCCCTACGAACCGGATCGAGATCGGATACCGCCTGATATCCAGGACTATCCACCTGATTCTTCCGGGCCGGAACCCTCTGTGGCCCGGGAGCAAGCCCAACCGGGACCTGCAACCTGGCCCCAGTTCATGGATGAGCTTCAACGTGAGCAGCCCTTTATTTTCGGATTATTTTCCAAAGGCCAGGCTGACACATCCGCACCGGACAAAGTGGTTGTAACCCTGTCAGCCTGCTCCGGATTTGAAAAATCCAGGCTCAATACCAAAACCAAAGAACTCACGGCACTGGGACAAAAACATTTAGGCAAAGCCATTGAGGTTAAAATAGAAAACAACGGCGAAGGCCCCAAGGATGATACGCTCAGCCAACAAGCGGCGGTGCAGAAGGCAGAACAGGCTGCGGCAGGCCACCCCATGGTCCAGCATGCGGTCCGTTTATTTGATGCAGATATCATATAA
- a CDS encoding YbaB/EbfC family nucleoid-associated protein, with protein MKNMNSMMKQAQKLQKKMLQTQQELAIKTVEASSGGGMVKVVANGAQKIESIVLEKEVVDPEDLEMLQDLVLAAVNDALKKSQDMVSAEMSKLTGGMNIPGL; from the coding sequence ATGAAAAATATGAACAGCATGATGAAACAGGCCCAGAAACTGCAAAAAAAAATGCTGCAGACCCAACAGGAACTGGCTATCAAAACCGTTGAAGCAAGTTCCGGCGGCGGTATGGTAAAAGTAGTGGCCAACGGTGCCCAGAAAATTGAATCCATTGTGCTGGAAAAAGAGGTGGTTGACCCCGAAGATCTTGAAATGTTGCAGGATCTTGTGCTTGCCGCAGTGAATGACGCCTTGAAAAAATCCCAGGATATGGTTTCCGCAGAAATGAGCAAGCTGACCGGCGGCATGAATATTCCGGGTCTGTAA
- the recR gene encoding recombination mediator RecR codes for MNHYPEAIVKLIHSLSTLPGIGKKTAERLALHILHAPDHEAATLAADIIELKKSVRLCTSCFALTDRKTCRICSDPGRDSGLICVVESPSDMAAIENSGGFSGVYHILGGALSPIDGIGPKDIRLAELFRRAQAKDVREIILATRTNVEGEATAAYIRGKLTTTHVKITRIASGIPMGGDLQYVDPLTMQKAMEKRYGI; via the coding sequence GTGAACCATTACCCTGAAGCCATCGTCAAGCTGATCCACTCGCTTTCCACCCTGCCGGGAATCGGAAAGAAAACAGCAGAACGCCTGGCCCTTCATATTCTTCATGCCCCGGACCATGAAGCGGCGACCCTGGCTGCAGATATCATTGAACTGAAAAAAAGTGTCAGGTTATGTACCTCCTGTTTTGCGCTCACGGATCGGAAAACCTGCCGGATCTGTTCCGACCCCGGCCGGGACAGTGGTTTGATCTGCGTGGTGGAAAGCCCTTCGGACATGGCTGCCATTGAAAACTCAGGGGGGTTTTCGGGCGTATACCATATTCTTGGCGGTGCCCTGTCTCCCATTGACGGCATCGGCCCCAAAGACATCCGCCTGGCAGAACTGTTCAGACGGGCCCAGGCCAAGGATGTCAGGGAAATCATCCTTGCCACCCGGACCAACGTGGAAGGCGAAGCGACGGCTGCCTACATCCGGGGCAAACTGACAACGACACATGTTAAAATCACCCGAATTGCATCGGGCATACCCATGGGCGGGGATCTTCAGTATGTGGACCCCCTGACTATGCAAAAAGCAATGGAAAAACGTTACGGGATCTGA
- a CDS encoding YkgJ family cysteine cluster protein: MLTSEDIFDCKLCGECCRGFGGTYVDEKDIKKICEYIQADPDTFVEKYCDMSGSRPVLTLGQDGSCIFFDPEKQCTIHPVKPYMCRAWPFIKALIHHPENWEIMANSCPGMKKGAPPEDISRLAAIEKQKLDKAFNR, from the coding sequence ATGCTGACATCTGAAGATATTTTTGACTGTAAATTATGTGGTGAGTGCTGCAGAGGGTTTGGCGGTACCTATGTGGATGAAAAGGATATCAAAAAAATATGTGAGTATATCCAGGCAGATCCCGACACCTTTGTGGAAAAATATTGTGACATGTCCGGATCAAGGCCGGTACTGACCCTGGGACAAGACGGAAGCTGTATCTTCTTTGATCCGGAAAAGCAGTGCACCATCCATCCGGTCAAGCCCTACATGTGCCGGGCCTGGCCCTTTATAAAGGCATTGATTCATCATCCGGAAAACTGGGAAATCATGGCAAACTCCTGCCCGGGGATGAAAAAAGGCGCCCCCCCCGAAGATATTTCACGCCTGGCGGCGATAGAGAAACAAAAGCTGGACAAAGCATTTAACCGTTAG
- a CDS encoding flagellar motor protein MotB — MAEEEEGSKKKQIIKQEIINIQEGAPEWMATFSDLVTLLMCFFVLMFAMSTTQQETYKELVKSLRSALGAQAVPEAGTREGLTMHPIPSEKPTENQAVDEIGAMIEKEMDEIVSEVRELVLFNKLGGEVSVTKTETGVVITMSDLLLFTAGATQLSPKGMEILQRLASVLSRLAYHVRVRGHTDSEPISSSLYPSNWELSAARASTVARLLVANGVPPFYISAEGYAQYHPVATNDTAQGRARNRRVEIVYERDSIARQFEDMYKNNR; from the coding sequence ATGGCCGAAGAAGAAGAGGGAAGCAAAAAAAAACAGATTATCAAGCAGGAGATTATCAATATTCAGGAGGGCGCACCGGAATGGATGGCGACCTTTTCTGACCTTGTAACGCTTCTGATGTGCTTTTTTGTTCTCATGTTTGCCATGAGTACCACCCAGCAGGAGACCTACAAGGAATTGGTCAAATCTTTAAGAAGCGCCTTGGGTGCCCAGGCTGTGCCTGAAGCCGGTACCCGGGAAGGACTGACCATGCATCCCATTCCGTCTGAAAAACCCACTGAAAATCAGGCCGTTGACGAGATCGGGGCAATGATTGAGAAGGAGATGGATGAAATCGTTTCCGAGGTCAGGGAGTTGGTCCTTTTTAATAAACTGGGTGGGGAGGTCAGTGTGACCAAAACCGAGACCGGTGTGGTCATCACCATGTCCGACCTGCTGCTATTTACGGCAGGTGCCACCCAGTTATCGCCAAAGGGGATGGAGATTCTTCAAAGACTGGCGTCGGTCCTGTCGCGCCTTGCCTACCACGTAAGGGTCCGGGGGCATACCGATTCCGAGCCTATTTCGTCGTCCCTTTATCCATCGAACTGGGAACTGTCTGCAGCCAGGGCGTCAACTGTTGCACGCCTGCTGGTTGCTAACGGGGTGCCGCCTTTTTATATCTCCGCTGAAGGTTATGCCCAGTATCATCCTGTGGCCACCAATGATACAGCCCAGGGCCGGGCCCGGAACCGGCGGGTGGAGATTGTTTATGAGCGTGACAGTATTGCCCGCCAGTTCGAAGATATGTATAAGAATAACCGCTAA
- a CDS encoding MotA/TolQ/ExbB proton channel family protein, with product MDISSLIGVVSGIGFIIGTILLGGPITMFIDVPSIVIVCGGTVSATMIAFPLGDVLGMFKVAIKVFMFKIEKAEDIIGNLTEISNKARKGGLLSIEGDIQGTSDPYLAQALQMTVDGVKTEDIGDIMQKKMDLTKKDLETGADVFSSMASYAPAFGMIGTLIGLVQMLANLDDPSSIGPSMAVAMITTFYGAILANLFFTPMSNKLKGRNDAELTNMNIIYEGVLSIREGEHPKLMEDKLKVYLGKASAKAEK from the coding sequence ATGGATATTTCTTCTCTCATCGGTGTTGTTTCCGGGATAGGTTTCATTATCGGCACTATTCTTTTAGGCGGTCCGATAACGATGTTCATTGACGTTCCATCCATCGTCATTGTTTGTGGGGGGACTGTTTCCGCTACCATGATTGCATTTCCCCTAGGTGATGTGCTTGGCATGTTTAAAGTCGCCATCAAAGTGTTCATGTTCAAAATTGAAAAGGCCGAAGATATCATTGGCAATCTGACGGAGATATCCAATAAAGCAAGAAAGGGCGGTCTGCTTTCTATTGAGGGGGATATCCAGGGCACATCCGACCCCTATCTGGCCCAGGCCTTGCAAATGACCGTGGATGGCGTTAAGACGGAAGATATCGGGGATATTATGCAAAAAAAAATGGATTTGACCAAGAAAGATTTGGAGACCGGGGCTGATGTCTTCAGCAGTATGGCGTCTTATGCGCCGGCCTTTGGCATGATCGGCACTTTGATTGGTCTTGTACAGATGCTGGCAAATCTGGATGATCCTTCCTCCATTGGTCCGTCAATGGCTGTGGCCATGATCACCACCTTTTACGGGGCCATTCTTGCCAACCTGTTTTTTACACCCATGAGCAACAAGCTCAAAGGTCGGAATGACGCTGAACTGACTAACATGAATATCATTTACGAAGGGGTTTTATCCATCCGGGAAGGCGAGCACCCGAAATTAATGGAAGATAAGCTTAAGGTTTATTTGGGAAAAGCCTCGGCTAAAGCTGAAAAATAA
- a CDS encoding HD domain-containing phosphohydrolase: protein MVLRLSILYVGSRCPQDLTSDDSHLSFTCVQTPEQIKSIKQRPDIVLMDPFAHGDDVDLTTMQPWLDALKAHIFRFSPAVFVIVAEEITKGIRLSIMESGADQVVDWPLDTREIEVKAKGIIDKLHLEQTLFSKTDSLEKSFRYLDRFKRELKEVKDELLEDKTNLNTALKQIHQMSQERRRLQQNLLEIKTQREADSQGFSRILYTLVRQRVERNRGHGERVGEIACFIATKMGLSRKQLEDLSKAGMLHEIGLLFLSADYNRENGPNGENSDQDSDSRSTVYDQTIIMQFPVKGAELLSQCRGFEGAAAIIHSLNENVDGTGYPDGLKRRHIPLASRILAGADEMETLRENNAGFGVQDLLSALEPMIGSRLDSQIAGWLEKYAVLHLGGDTLEVRGVGVEQLKPGMVLSATLFTRTGTKLLPAGQALTQQIIDKIIQYHRAYPVDETVYIKV, encoded by the coding sequence ATGGTTTTGCGCCTTTCCATTCTATATGTGGGCTCCCGGTGTCCCCAGGACCTCACCTCTGACGATTCGCACCTCTCTTTTACCTGTGTCCAGACGCCGGAGCAGATAAAGTCCATAAAACAGCGACCCGATATTGTGCTCATGGATCCCTTTGCCCATGGTGACGATGTTGACCTGACAACGATGCAACCGTGGCTTGATGCGCTCAAGGCCCATATTTTTAGATTTTCTCCGGCTGTTTTTGTTATCGTCGCTGAAGAAATCACCAAGGGCATCCGATTAAGTATTATGGAATCCGGAGCCGACCAGGTGGTGGACTGGCCGTTGGATACAAGGGAAATTGAAGTTAAGGCCAAGGGGATAATAGATAAACTTCATCTTGAACAGACTCTTTTTTCCAAAACCGATTCCCTTGAAAAATCATTTAGGTATCTGGATCGATTTAAACGCGAATTAAAAGAAGTCAAAGATGAATTGCTTGAAGATAAAACCAATCTGAACACGGCATTAAAGCAGATTCATCAAATGTCCCAGGAGCGCAGGCGTTTACAGCAAAACCTTTTGGAGATCAAAACACAGCGTGAGGCAGATAGTCAGGGGTTTAGCCGAATTCTTTATACCTTGGTACGTCAGCGGGTGGAGCGGAATCGCGGCCACGGTGAGCGTGTGGGGGAAATTGCCTGTTTTATCGCAACGAAAATGGGCTTATCCCGAAAACAGTTGGAGGATCTGTCAAAAGCTGGTATGCTTCATGAAATCGGACTTCTATTCCTTTCAGCGGATTATAATCGCGAAAATGGGCCGAATGGAGAAAATTCGGATCAAGATTCAGACAGCCGTTCAACAGTATATGATCAAACGATCATCATGCAGTTTCCAGTGAAAGGTGCTGAATTGCTTAGCCAGTGCCGGGGATTTGAGGGTGCTGCGGCGATTATTCATAGTTTGAACGAAAATGTTGATGGTACAGGATATCCTGACGGTTTGAAACGCCGGCACATCCCTCTGGCGTCAAGAATCCTTGCCGGGGCAGATGAAATGGAGACCCTCCGGGAAAACAACGCCGGTTTTGGCGTTCAGGATTTACTTTCAGCGCTTGAACCCATGATCGGCAGTCGGCTTGATTCACAGATCGCAGGATGGCTTGAAAAGTATGCGGTGCTGCACCTGGGCGGGGATACCCTTGAGGTCCGCGGGGTCGGTGTGGAACAGCTGAAGCCGGGAATGGTTCTCAGTGCAACCTTGTTCACCCGGACCGGCACGAAACTCCTGCCTGCCGGGCAGGCCCTGACCCAACAGATCATTGATAAGATAATACAATATCACAGGGCATATCCTGTAGACGAAACTGTTTATATAAAGGTCTGA
- a CDS encoding HD domain-containing protein, with the protein MTRIADLLFEVRMLKDLNRSGYAFLGAGKESIAEHSFTTAFLCFVMARLEPDADAERLISMALVHDTAEARTGDLNYVNKHYNSVDEPHAVSDLIQGLDWAQDIPDLIDEFNQGETMEARLANDADQLSFILELKKLKDLGATSPESWLPFVVGRLKTETGKQLAREILGTQWDEWWTRGYSE; encoded by the coding sequence ATGACACGGATTGCTGATCTTTTGTTTGAAGTACGGATGCTCAAAGACTTGAATCGGAGCGGATACGCTTTTTTAGGGGCCGGAAAGGAAAGTATTGCTGAACACAGTTTCACCACAGCGTTCCTGTGCTTTGTTATGGCCCGCCTTGAACCGGATGCCGATGCTGAACGGCTTATCTCCATGGCCCTGGTCCATGATACGGCCGAGGCCCGGACAGGCGACTTGAATTATGTGAACAAACACTATAATAGTGTGGATGAGCCCCATGCGGTGTCGGATCTGATCCAGGGCCTTGACTGGGCCCAAGATATCCCCGATCTAATTGACGAATTCAACCAGGGGGAAACCATGGAAGCCCGGCTGGCCAATGATGCGGATCAGCTTTCATTTATTCTTGAACTTAAAAAATTAAAAGATCTTGGCGCCACCTCCCCCGAATCCTGGTTGCCCTTTGTGGTCGGCCGCCTTAAGACAGAAACGGGTAAGCAGCTTGCCCGGGAGATCCTCGGCACGCAATGGGATGAATGGTGGACCCGTGGATATTCGGAATAA
- a CDS encoding LysM peptidoglycan-binding domain-containing protein, protein MPVHDKIISPLVFLIVVCIFASLSPLDAREEAKKFDTNQDTGFYYTIQKGDTLWDLSQKFYNSQWDWPGLWGINQDIKNPHWIYPGNTIRVYLKPELANQHPEKLKLPKIETRFNYPAIHKTGFLKKEQVPALGTVLREKEGNIMMSTDDIVYIRPAGETPLITGHRYQIYSTSQVDQPIGTGRYRGVKHLVKADLEIIEVNSKYAVGKIKKAYKDVISGDLVMDFYTRAPSVEVDEYPEPVDAVLLCSEDDNVMINDYRIAFINKGTEDNIRSGNIYTIKRGKETESVYDIKTGLDIAPVASGRLIVLHTEESSATVMVLSSIQDIHPGDIVN, encoded by the coding sequence ATGCCGGTTCACGATAAAATAATTTCACCCCTGGTATTTCTAATTGTTGTCTGCATTTTTGCCAGTCTTTCCCCGCTTGACGCCCGGGAGGAAGCGAAAAAATTTGACACAAACCAGGATACAGGATTTTATTACACCATTCAAAAAGGCGATACGCTCTGGGATCTGTCCCAAAAATTTTATAATTCCCAATGGGACTGGCCGGGCCTGTGGGGAATTAACCAGGATATTAAAAATCCCCACTGGATTTATCCGGGAAACACCATCAGGGTGTACCTCAAGCCTGAATTGGCAAACCAACATCCTGAAAAACTGAAACTGCCGAAAATTGAAACCCGGTTTAATTATCCGGCCATTCACAAAACCGGATTCTTAAAAAAAGAACAGGTGCCGGCCCTTGGCACGGTGTTGCGGGAAAAAGAGGGCAATATCATGATGTCCACCGACGATATTGTTTATATCAGGCCCGCCGGCGAGACCCCGCTTATTACCGGACACAGGTATCAGATTTATTCGACCTCCCAGGTGGATCAACCCATCGGCACAGGCCGCTACAGAGGGGTCAAACACCTGGTCAAGGCAGACCTTGAGATCATTGAAGTCAATTCTAAATATGCAGTCGGCAAGATTAAAAAAGCATACAAAGATGTGATTTCAGGGGATCTGGTCATGGATTTTTATACCAGAGCGCCCTCGGTTGAGGTGGATGAATATCCTGAACCTGTGGATGCGGTGCTGCTCTGTTCCGAAGATGACAATGTCATGATCAACGATTACCGCATCGCCTTTATAAACAAGGGCACCGAAGATAATATCAGATCAGGCAACATTTACACCATCAAGCGCGGCAAAGAAACCGAATCTGTTTACGATATAAAAACAGGGTTGGATATCGCACCGGTGGCATCGGGCCGACTCATTGTTCTGCATACGGAAGAGTCAAGTGCAACGGTAATGGTGCTCTCGTCGATACAGGATATTCATCCCGGGGACATTGTTAATTAG
- a CDS encoding GspE/PulE family protein has protein sequence MHLNSDRYFSAKAICRALIEKGLISLDQAKNLLAREHDIKNKLIAQTGGKTSGNRQEGMNAVSFIDVLVYLNLNRLDEPDKVIDEDLIYKTLADCWHLPYKKIDPLKLELNLVTGTISRSFALRHLLLPLHMKGGKLVVATPNPFNHEAIDDVQRVTNLKVSPIVSSKTDVAKLIKEFFGFHHSISAAENLFSRTGVDLGNLERFVNLGNMDEPPSTDQHIVNAVNHLFSYAFDQKASDVHIEPKRDICLVRMRIDGALHTVYKLPKKLHNAVVSRIKNLSALDMAEKRRPQDGRIKMLKKDQEVELRVSTIPVAFGEKVVMRIMDPEILFQDLESLGFSPSELKKYKNLITMPFGIVLVTGPTGSGKSTTLYSSLRMLSSPEVNITTIEDPIEMIHEEFNQIGVQPAIDVTFGAVLRNIMRQDPDIIMVGEIRDLETAQAAVQAALTGHLVLSTLHTNDAVSTVFRLLDLGIPPYLIHSALTGVVAQRLVRKICSHCAQTFEMGRRELADLGLVVPGEGPLKLRYGKGCVKCRNTGYRGRTGIYEILAYTRELKQLTTGTANLDDMRQTARKQGLRPLRENGIAKMLEGQTTYQEILRVTWEQA, from the coding sequence ATGCATTTAAACTCTGACAGGTATTTCAGCGCGAAAGCCATTTGCCGGGCACTGATTGAAAAGGGCTTGATCTCTTTGGACCAGGCCAAAAATTTGCTTGCCCGGGAGCATGACATAAAAAATAAACTTATCGCACAAACCGGCGGCAAAACGTCCGGAAACAGGCAAGAAGGGATGAATGCCGTCTCTTTTATTGATGTGTTGGTCTATTTGAATTTGAATCGCTTGGACGAACCCGACAAGGTGATTGATGAAGATCTGATTTATAAAACCCTGGCCGACTGCTGGCATCTTCCCTATAAAAAAATTGATCCGTTAAAACTGGAACTCAATCTTGTCACCGGCACCATTTCCCGATCCTTTGCCCTGAGGCATCTGCTGCTGCCCTTGCATATGAAAGGCGGCAAACTGGTGGTGGCTACACCGAATCCTTTTAACCATGAGGCCATTGACGATGTACAGCGGGTGACCAATTTGAAGGTTTCTCCCATTGTCAGTTCAAAAACGGATGTGGCAAAGCTGATCAAGGAGTTTTTCGGGTTTCATCATTCCATCAGCGCGGCTGAAAATCTATTTTCCCGAACCGGGGTGGATTTGGGCAATCTTGAGCGGTTTGTCAATCTGGGTAATATGGATGAACCGCCGTCCACGGACCAGCATATTGTCAATGCCGTGAATCACCTGTTTTCCTATGCCTTTGATCAGAAGGCCAGTGATGTGCACATTGAACCCAAACGTGATATCTGTCTTGTGCGCATGCGCATTGACGGGGCATTACACACTGTCTATAAATTGCCGAAAAAACTTCACAATGCCGTGGTCAGCCGTATCAAAAATTTGTCTGCCCTTGATATGGCCGAAAAACGCCGCCCCCAGGACGGCCGGATTAAAATGCTCAAAAAGGACCAGGAAGTGGAACTCCGGGTCTCTACGATTCCCGTGGCATTTGGCGAAAAAGTGGTGATGCGGATCATGGACCCTGAAATTCTTTTCCAGGATCTGGAGAGTTTGGGGTTCTCGCCGTCGGAGTTGAAAAAATATAAGAATCTGATCACCATGCCCTTTGGCATCGTGCTGGTCACAGGTCCCACAGGCTCCGGCAAATCCACTACCTTGTACTCTTCACTGCGCATGCTGTCATCGCCAGAAGTCAATATCACCACCATTGAAGATCCCATTGAAATGATCCATGAGGAGTTCAACCAGATTGGGGTCCAGCCGGCCATTGATGTGACCTTTGGCGCGGTGCTGCGCAATATCATGCGCCAGGATCCGGATATTATCATGGTAGGTGAGATCCGGGATCTTGAGACAGCCCAGGCGGCTGTACAGGCGGCGCTTACCGGGCACCTGGTATTGTCCACCCTGCATACCAATGATGCCGTATCCACGGTTTTCAGGCTGCTGGATCTGGGGATTCCCCCATATTTGATTCATTCCGCCCTGACCGGCGTGGTTGCCCAGCGTCTGGTGCGTAAAATTTGTTCCCATTGTGCCCAGACATTCGAAATGGGCCGGCGTGAGCTTGCCGATTTAGGTCTTGTGGTGCCCGGAGAGGGGCCTTTGAAGTTGCGGTACGGCAAGGGGTGTGTGAAATGCAGAAATACCGGCTACCGCGGCCGGACCGGTATTTATGAAATCCTTGCCTATACCCGGGAGCTCAAACAGTTGACAACCGGAACGGCAAACCTTGATGATATGCGTCAAACCGCTCGTAAACAAGGCCTTAGACCCTTACGGGAAAACGGGATCGCAAAAATGCTTGAAGGCCAGACAACCTACCAGGAAATCCTGCGGGTGACCTGGGAACAGGCGTGA
- a CDS encoding DMT family transporter, with protein sequence MTYLKLLLTAFFWGGTFIAGKGLAGHVHPFCAAFLRFTIASFFLVILVIKKEGRLPKIYGRDALLIFLSGLTGIFAYNLFFFSGLTLINANRAALIIATNPIFITFCSAAIFKERLTPLKILGLFLSVCGAMIIITGGDIGQIFKNGIGRGEMAIFGCVASWVCYSLLGRPLTYRFSPLVSVCYSSLAGTLMLFFPAVSKGLFAALPGYGGVEWGSLFYLGYFGTVLGFAWYYQGIKTIGPAKSSVFINFVPISALILSYFILNESVTKPILAGAALVVTGVYMTNLAGFRRKEKRIIDET encoded by the coding sequence ATGACATACCTCAAACTTTTATTAACCGCTTTTTTCTGGGGCGGCACCTTTATTGCCGGCAAAGGCTTGGCAGGACATGTTCATCCATTTTGTGCGGCCTTTTTAAGGTTTACCATTGCGTCATTTTTTCTGGTAATACTGGTGATAAAAAAGGAAGGAAGGCTACCGAAAATTTATGGACGGGATGCGCTGTTGATTTTTCTTTCCGGCTTAACCGGCATTTTTGCCTATAATTTATTTTTCTTTTCCGGCCTGACCCTGATCAACGCCAACCGGGCCGCCCTGATTATTGCCACCAACCCCATATTCATCACCTTTTGCTCGGCGGCAATTTTTAAGGAACGATTGACACCGTTAAAAATTCTTGGGCTGTTCTTATCGGTTTGCGGAGCAATGATAATCATCACAGGCGGGGATATCGGCCAAATTTTTAAAAACGGAATCGGCCGCGGAGAAATGGCCATTTTCGGCTGTGTAGCCTCCTGGGTCTGCTATTCGTTGCTCGGCAGGCCCCTTACCTACAGGTTTTCTCCTCTGGTCAGTGTGTGTTACTCTTCGCTGGCAGGCACCTTAATGCTTTTTTTTCCGGCGGTATCAAAAGGGTTGTTTGCAGCCCTGCCCGGATACGGGGGTGTTGAATGGGGCAGTCTTTTTTATCTGGGATATTTTGGCACCGTGCTTGGGTTTGCCTGGTATTACCAGGGGATCAAAACGATCGGACCCGCAAAATCAAGTGTTTTCATCAATTTCGTACCGATTTCTGCACTAATTCTGTCCTATTTTATTCTCAATGAATCTGTAACAAAACCAATTCTTGCCGGCGCCGCCCTTGTTGTCACAGGCGTTTACATGACGAATCTTGCCGGATTTAGACGCAAAGAAAAGAGAATCATTGACGAGACATAG